One genomic window of Syntrophorhabdus sp. includes the following:
- the modB gene encoding molybdate ABC transporter permease subunit, which produces MPHVPLTDYLTHPAIALTLKVTLLALIVQLAAGLPLGLYLAGKKSPVKTVVEIITTLPMIFPPMALGFFLLLILGKNGPLGRFLMEVFAFKIIFTPSGVLVAVFVVGLPFMVKSVQAARQQMDGTLIEAAATLGKTRAQTLFKVVLPNIKGGIVTGLLLAFGRSVGEVGISLMLGGNIVGRTETLSLAIYNAVFEGEFLRAAIFSIILTVIAIAVLLVLNTMNRKRIPGLGI; this is translated from the coding sequence ATGCCCCACGTACCGCTGACGGACTACCTGACACACCCGGCCATCGCGCTCACGCTCAAGGTGACCCTGCTGGCGCTCATCGTGCAGCTCGCGGCCGGTCTGCCCCTTGGGTTGTACCTTGCCGGAAAGAAGAGCCCGGTGAAGACCGTAGTCGAGATCATCACCACCCTGCCCATGATCTTCCCGCCGATGGCTCTCGGGTTCTTCCTGCTCCTCATCCTTGGCAAGAACGGGCCTCTCGGACGTTTCTTGATGGAGGTGTTCGCCTTCAAGATAATATTCACACCCTCGGGGGTGCTCGTCGCCGTGTTTGTAGTGGGTCTGCCCTTCATGGTGAAAAGCGTGCAGGCCGCGCGGCAGCAAATGGACGGCACGCTGATCGAGGCGGCCGCCACCCTGGGAAAGACGCGGGCCCAGACGCTGTTCAAGGTTGTCCTTCCCAACATCAAGGGCGGCATCGTGACAGGGCTCCTGCTTGCCTTCGGACGCTCCGTGGGGGAGGTCGGCATAAGCCTCATGCTCGGCGGCAACATCGTGGGGCGCACGGAGACGCTGTCTCTCGCCATCTACAACGCCGTTTTCGAGGGCGAGTTCTTGAGGGCGGCGATATTCTCCATCATACTTACGGTAATAGCCATCGCCGTGCTCCTTGTCCTCAACACGATGAACAGAAAGAGGATCCCGGGCCTCGGCATTTAA